One stretch of Lysobacter sp. TY2-98 DNA includes these proteins:
- the ychF gene encoding redox-regulated ATPase YchF: MGIKCGIVGLPNVGKSTLFNALTKAGIAAANFPFCTIEPNVGVVPVPDPRLNQLSDIVKPQKVIPTAVEFVDIAGLVAGAASGEGLGNKFLAHIREVDAITHVVRCFENDDVIHVNNKVDPIADIDTIDTELALADLESVDKALQRAERSAKTGDKDAKVRVEVLSRIRAGLDAGKAARALGLSDDDKAAVRDLFLITIKPVLYVANVLEDGFENNPHLDAVRERAKAEGAEVVPVSAAIEEELSQLDDADRDAFLTDLGLDEPGLNRVIRAAYKLLGLQTYFTAGVKEVRAWTVKAGSTAPQAAGVIHTDFEKGFIRAETISFDDFVKYKGESGARDAGRLRLEGKEYRVQEGDVLHFRFNV, encoded by the coding sequence ATGGGCATCAAATGCGGCATCGTCGGCCTGCCCAACGTCGGCAAGTCGACCCTCTTCAACGCGCTGACCAAGGCGGGCATCGCCGCGGCGAATTTCCCGTTCTGCACGATCGAGCCCAACGTCGGCGTCGTGCCGGTGCCGGATCCGCGTCTGAATCAGCTGTCGGACATCGTGAAGCCGCAGAAGGTCATCCCGACCGCGGTGGAATTCGTCGACATCGCGGGCCTCGTCGCCGGCGCGGCGTCGGGCGAGGGCCTCGGCAACAAGTTCCTCGCGCACATCCGCGAGGTCGACGCGATCACGCACGTCGTGCGCTGCTTCGAGAACGACGACGTCATCCACGTCAACAACAAGGTCGATCCGATCGCCGACATCGACACGATCGATACCGAGCTCGCGCTCGCGGATCTCGAGTCGGTCGACAAGGCCCTTCAGCGCGCCGAGCGCTCGGCGAAGACCGGCGACAAGGACGCGAAAGTGCGGGTCGAGGTGCTGAGCCGCATTCGCGCGGGGCTCGACGCCGGCAAGGCTGCCCGCGCCCTGGGCCTGTCGGACGACGACAAGGCGGCCGTCCGCGACCTGTTCCTGATCACGATCAAGCCGGTGCTGTACGTGGCCAACGTCCTGGAGGACGGCTTCGAGAACAATCCGCATCTCGACGCCGTGCGCGAACGCGCCAAGGCCGAGGGTGCCGAGGTGGTGCCGGTGTCGGCGGCCATCGAGGAAGAGCTGAGCCAGCTGGACGACGCCGACCGCGACGCGTTCCTGACGGACCTCGGCCTCGACGAGCCGGGCCTGAATCGCGTGATCCGCGCCGCTTACAAACTGCTCGGCCTGCAGACGTACTTCACGGCGGGCGTCAAGGAAGTCCGCGCCTGGACGGTCAAGGCCGGGTCCACGGCCCCGCAGGCCGCGGGCGTCATCCACACGGATTTCGAGAAGGGCTTCATCCGCGCCGAGACGATCTCGTTCGACGACTTCGTCAAGTACAAGGGCGAATCGGGCGCCCGCGACGCCGGCCGCCTGCGCCTGGAGGGCAAGGAGTACCGGGTGCAGGAGGGCGACGTCCTCCACTTCCGCTTCAACGTCTGA
- the secE gene encoding preprotein translocase subunit SecE, producing the protein MNSKVVQNRGAQAGGSSAGDVAKYVVAVLLVAAGVFAFYWFADLATGVRALMVVAGILAGGVLFATSAQGGRTREFLSESRFELRKVVWPNRQEAMRTTWVVMLAVLILSLLLAGFDVVIQWLVKFLMGR; encoded by the coding sequence GTGAATAGCAAGGTCGTACAAAATCGCGGTGCACAGGCCGGCGGCTCGTCCGCGGGCGATGTCGCCAAGTACGTGGTCGCCGTGCTGCTGGTGGCGGCCGGCGTGTTCGCCTTCTATTGGTTCGCCGATCTCGCCACGGGCGTGCGCGCGCTGATGGTCGTGGCCGGCATCCTCGCTGGCGGTGTGCTTTTCGCCACGTCCGCACAGGGCGGTCGCACGCGCGAATTCCTGTCGGAATCGCGTTTCGAGCTGCGCAAGGTGGTCTGGCCGAACCGCCAGGAAGCCATGCGCACCACGTGGGTCGTCATGCTCGCGGTGCTCATCCTCAGCCTCCTGCTCGCCGGCTTCGATGTGGTGATCCAGTGGCTCGTCAAGTTCCTGATGGGGCGTTGA
- the tuf gene encoding elongation factor Tu — protein MAKGKFERTKPHVNVGTIGHVDHGKTTLTAALTKIGAERFGGEFKGYDQIDAAPEEKARGITISTAHVEYESANRHYAHVDCPGHADYVKNMITGAAQMDGAILVCSAADGPMPQTREHILLSRQVGVPYIVVFLNKADMVDDAELLELVEMEVRELLSKYDFPGDDTPIIAGSARLALEGDQSEIGVPAIIKLVDALDTWIPEPERAIDMPFLMPVEDVFSISGRGTVVTGRIERGIIKVGDEIEIVGIRPTQKTTVTGVEMFRKLLDQGQAGDNAGLLLRGTKRDDVERGQVLCKPGSIKPHTDFEAEVYVLSKDEGGRHTPFFKGYRPQFYFRTTDITGSIELPEGVEMVMPGDNIKMVVTLINPVAMDEGLRFAIREGGRTVGAGVVAKIIK, from the coding sequence ATGGCCAAGGGTAAGTTCGAGCGCACCAAGCCCCACGTGAACGTGGGCACGATCGGTCACGTGGACCACGGCAAGACGACGCTGACGGCGGCGCTGACGAAGATCGGTGCGGAGCGTTTCGGTGGTGAGTTCAAGGGTTACGACCAGATCGACGCGGCGCCGGAAGAGAAGGCGCGCGGCATCACGATCTCGACGGCGCACGTGGAATACGAAAGCGCGAATCGTCACTACGCGCACGTCGACTGCCCGGGCCACGCGGACTACGTGAAGAACATGATCACGGGTGCGGCGCAGATGGACGGCGCGATCCTGGTGTGCTCGGCCGCGGACGGCCCGATGCCGCAGACGCGTGAGCACATCCTGCTCTCGCGCCAGGTCGGCGTGCCGTACATCGTCGTGTTCCTGAACAAGGCCGACATGGTCGACGACGCCGAGCTGCTCGAGCTGGTCGAGATGGAAGTGCGTGAGCTGCTGTCGAAGTACGACTTCCCGGGCGACGACACCCCGATCATCGCGGGCTCGGCCCGTCTGGCGCTGGAAGGCGACCAGTCGGAGATCGGCGTGCCGGCGATCATCAAGCTGGTCGACGCGCTGGACACCTGGATCCCGGAGCCGGAGCGTGCGATCGACATGCCGTTCCTGATGCCGGTCGAGGACGTGTTCTCGATCTCGGGTCGCGGCACGGTGGTCACGGGCCGTATCGAGCGCGGCATCATCAAGGTTGGCGACGAAATCGAAATCGTCGGCATCCGTCCGACGCAGAAGACGACGGTCACCGGCGTCGAGATGTTCCGCAAGCTGCTGGACCAAGGTCAGGCGGGCGACAACGCCGGTCTGCTGCTGCGCGGCACCAAGCGTGACGACGTCGAGCGTGGCCAGGTGCTGTGCAAGCCGGGTTCGATCAAGCCGCACACGGACTTCGAGGCCGAGGTGTACGTGCTGTCGAAGGACGAGGGCGGCCGCCACACGCCGTTCTTCAAGGGCTACCGCCCGCAGTTCTACTTCCGCACGACGGACATCACGGGTTCGATCGAGCTGCCGGAAGGCGTCGAGATGGTGATGCCGGGCGACAACATCAAGATGGTGGTGACGCTGATCAACCCGGTGGCGATGGACGAGGGCCTGCGCTTCGCGATCCGCGAAGGCGGCCGTACGGTCGGCGCCGGCGTGGTGGCGAAGATCATCAAGTAA
- the rplL gene encoding 50S ribosomal protein L7/L12 → MSVTNEQIVDAIATKSLMEVMDLVKAIEEKFGVSAAAPVMAAGPAAAAAPVEEQTEFNVILKSAGDKKVEVIKAVRAITGLGLKEAKDLTEAGGTVKEGVSKDDAAKMKKDLEAAGATVEVK, encoded by the coding sequence ATGTCCGTTACCAACGAGCAGATCGTCGACGCCATCGCCACCAAGTCGCTGATGGAAGTCATGGACCTCGTCAAGGCGATCGAAGAGAAGTTCGGCGTCTCCGCCGCCGCTCCGGTCATGGCTGCCGGCCCGGCCGCCGCCGCGGCTCCGGTCGAAGAGCAGACCGAGTTCAACGTCATCCTGAAGTCGGCTGGCGACAAGAAGGTCGAAGTGATTAAGGCGGTCCGCGCCATCACCGGCCTCGGCCTGAAGGAAGCCAAGGACCTCACCGAGGCCGGCGGCACCGTGAAGGAAGGCGTGTCGAAGGACGACGCCGCGAAGATGAAGAAGGACCTGGAAGCAGCTGGCGCGACCGTCGAGGTCAAGTAA
- the rplK gene encoding 50S ribosomal protein L11: protein MAKKVVGYIKLQVKAGQANPSPPVGPALGQRGLNIMEFCKAFNAATSKLEPGLPTPVIITAYSDRTFTFVTKSTPASVLLKKAAGIQSGSKRPNTEKVGKVTRAQLEAIAKQKEADLTAADLDAAVKTIAGSARSMGLVVEG from the coding sequence GTGGCAAAGAAGGTTGTTGGTTACATCAAGCTGCAGGTGAAGGCCGGTCAGGCCAACCCCTCGCCGCCGGTCGGTCCGGCGCTCGGCCAGCGCGGCCTCAACATCATGGAGTTCTGCAAGGCGTTCAACGCTGCGACCTCCAAGCTCGAGCCGGGTCTGCCGACCCCGGTCATCATCACGGCCTACTCGGACCGCACCTTCACCTTCGTCACCAAGTCGACCCCGGCTTCGGTGCTTCTGAAGAAGGCCGCCGGCATCCAGTCGGGCTCCAAGCGTCCGAACACCGAGAAGGTGGGCAAGGTCACTCGCGCCCAGCTCGAGGCGATCGCCAAGCAGAAGGAAGCCGACCTGACGGCGGCGGATCTCGATGCGGCAGTGAAGACCATCGCGGGCTCGGCCCGTTCGATGGGCCTCGTGGTGGAGGGCTAA
- a CDS encoding ribose-phosphate diphosphokinase: MHKDRNLLVFSGNANRPLADAVCKELGVRMGKALVGRFSDGEVQVEIEENVRRQEVFVIQPTNAPTAENFMELLVLIDALKRASVSNVTAVVPYFGYARQDRRPRSSRVPITAKVAAKMFSAVGTDRVLTVDLHADQIQGFFDIPVDNVYASPLLLADIWRAHGTDNMVVVSPDVGGVVRARAIAKRLDDADLAIIDKRRPKANVATVMNIIGDVNGKTCVLVDDIVDTAGTLGAAAGALKERGATKVVAYCTHPVLSGAAIENVTNSALDELVVTDTIKLSDAARECGKIRQLSVAELLAETIRRVAFGESVSSLYVD, encoded by the coding sequence ATGCACAAAGATCGAAATCTTCTCGTCTTCAGCGGTAATGCGAACCGTCCGCTCGCCGACGCGGTGTGCAAGGAACTCGGCGTTCGGATGGGCAAGGCGCTGGTCGGCAGGTTCTCCGACGGCGAAGTGCAGGTGGAGATCGAGGAGAACGTTCGACGCCAGGAAGTGTTCGTCATCCAGCCGACGAACGCGCCGACGGCCGAAAACTTCATGGAACTGCTGGTGCTGATCGACGCGCTCAAGCGCGCCAGCGTCAGCAACGTCACCGCGGTGGTGCCGTACTTCGGCTACGCCCGCCAGGATCGCCGCCCGCGCAGCTCGCGCGTGCCGATCACGGCGAAGGTGGCGGCGAAGATGTTCAGCGCTGTCGGTACCGATCGCGTGTTGACCGTCGACCTGCACGCCGACCAGATCCAGGGCTTTTTCGACATTCCTGTCGACAACGTCTACGCGTCGCCGCTGCTGCTCGCCGACATCTGGCGCGCGCACGGCACGGACAACATGGTGGTGGTGTCGCCCGACGTCGGCGGCGTGGTGCGCGCGCGAGCGATCGCGAAGCGCCTCGACGACGCGGACCTCGCGATTATCGACAAGCGTCGTCCGAAGGCGAACGTCGCGACGGTGATGAACATCATCGGTGACGTGAACGGCAAGACCTGCGTGCTGGTCGATGACATCGTCGACACCGCGGGCACGCTGGGCGCGGCGGCGGGTGCCCTCAAGGAACGTGGTGCGACGAAGGTGGTGGCGTACTGCACGCATCCGGTGCTGTCCGGTGCGGCAATTGAGAACGTCACGAATTCGGCGCTCGACGAGCTGGTCGTCACCGACACCATCAAGCTGTCGGACGCCGCGCGCGAGTGCGGCAAGATCCGTCAACTCAGCGTTGCGGAATTGCTGGCGGAAACGATCCGTCGCGTCGCGTTCGGCGAGTCGGTCAGCTCGCTGTACGTCGATTGA
- the rplJ gene encoding 50S ribosomal protein L10: protein MALNLSQKQEVVAELAEIAGKAHSLVAAEYAGTTVSQMTEMRKKARETGVYLRVVKNTLASRAVEGTDFACVQDALVGPLLYAFSLEEPGAAGRLIKDASKGNDKLKAKVVSVEGKLLPAAHVDVLASLPTREQALAMLARVLAEPAAMFARAVKAVADQQGGGDAAPAEEAPAEAEPA, encoded by the coding sequence ATGGCTCTCAATCTGTCCCAGAAGCAGGAAGTCGTCGCGGAGCTGGCGGAAATCGCCGGCAAGGCACACTCCCTGGTCGCGGCCGAGTACGCGGGCACCACGGTCAGTCAGATGACCGAGATGCGCAAGAAGGCTCGCGAAACGGGTGTGTACCTCCGGGTCGTCAAGAACACCCTCGCGTCGCGTGCCGTCGAAGGCACCGATTTCGCGTGTGTCCAGGACGCCCTGGTCGGTCCGCTGCTGTACGCGTTCTCGCTCGAGGAACCCGGCGCGGCCGGTCGCCTCATCAAGGATGCGTCCAAGGGTAACGACAAGCTCAAGGCGAAGGTCGTCTCGGTGGAAGGCAAGCTGCTGCCGGCCGCCCACGTCGATGTGCTCGCCTCGCTTCCGACTCGCGAACAGGCGCTGGCGATGCTCGCCCGCGTGCTCGCCGAGCCGGCCGCGATGTTCGCGCGCGCCGTCAAGGCCGTGGCCGATCAGCAGGGTGGCGGCGATGCCGCGCCGGCTGAGGAAGCTCCGGCTGAAGCCGAACCGGCTTGA
- the ispE gene encoding 4-(cytidine 5'-diphospho)-2-C-methyl-D-erythritol kinase, with protein MTVAWSVWPAPAKLNLFLHITGRREDGYHRLQTVFRLLEWGDTIRLRLRDDGRIERMGTSLPGVEPSNDLAIRAAIALKKSANVAQGVDIAIEKRIPAGGGFGGGSSDAATVLVALNRLWGIDWPLERLCELGLTLGADVPVFVLGRNAWAEGVGEILQPLDLRPAWYLIAEPGVHCPTAALFASPDLTRDSPPLKMADFVAGGDPRSDRLGNAFEPVLRAREPVVDATLRTLSQVGPARLTGSGSGCFVEFATRESAEAALRRLPSTLRCRIVAGAAMSPLHRALERFQVSP; from the coding sequence ATGACCGTCGCGTGGAGCGTCTGGCCGGCACCTGCCAAGCTCAACCTGTTCCTCCACATCACCGGCCGCCGCGAGGACGGCTATCACCGGCTGCAGACGGTTTTCCGGTTGCTGGAGTGGGGCGACACGATCCGACTGCGGCTGCGTGACGACGGCCGCATCGAGCGTATGGGGACGTCGCTGCCGGGTGTCGAACCTTCCAATGACCTTGCAATCCGTGCCGCGATCGCGCTGAAAAAGTCTGCGAACGTCGCCCAAGGTGTTGATATCGCGATCGAAAAGCGGATCCCGGCGGGGGGTGGCTTCGGCGGCGGCTCCTCGGATGCGGCAACGGTTCTGGTCGCGCTCAACCGGCTGTGGGGCATCGACTGGCCACTCGAGCGGTTGTGCGAGCTCGGCCTGACGCTCGGCGCCGACGTGCCGGTTTTCGTGCTCGGTCGCAATGCGTGGGCGGAAGGCGTCGGCGAGATCCTGCAGCCGCTCGACCTGCGTCCCGCCTGGTACCTCATCGCGGAACCGGGCGTGCATTGCCCGACTGCCGCTCTCTTCGCATCTCCCGATTTGACGCGCGATTCACCGCCCTTGAAAATGGCGGACTTCGTTGCGGGGGGCGACCCCCGGAGTGACCGGCTCGGGAATGCCTTCGAGCCCGTCCTGCGCGCGCGCGAGCCGGTGGTCGACGCCACGCTCCGAACGCTGTCGCAGGTGGGCCCGGCACGGCTGACCGGTTCGGGCAGCGGGTGCTTCGTCGAATTCGCCACGCGTGAATCCGCCGAGGCCGCGCTGCGTCGGCTGCCGTCGACATTGCGATGCCGGATCGTTGCCGGCGCCGCGATGTCGCCGCTGCACCGGGCACTCGAAAGGTTCCAGGTGTCGCCTTAA
- a CDS encoding 50S ribosomal protein L25/general stress protein Ctc, giving the protein MSEHTIKATGRDDAGKGASRRLRRAASIPAIVYGGKSEPKSIQLDHEAVWLAQQNEWFYASILSLDIDGKVESVLLRDMQRHPYKQQIVHLDFQRVDANQTLRASVPLHFLNQEKSPAGKSAEVVVTHELNEVTVSCLPKDLPEFIEIDLSNLKQGDIVHLSDIKLPKGVELPELKLGKEHDVAVVIAKAARTSDEDETPAAEGDKK; this is encoded by the coding sequence ATGTCCGAACACACCATCAAGGCCACCGGCCGCGATGACGCAGGGAAGGGTGCGAGCCGCCGCCTGCGTCGTGCAGCGTCGATTCCGGCCATCGTCTACGGCGGCAAGTCCGAGCCGAAGTCCATCCAGCTCGACCACGAAGCGGTCTGGCTGGCCCAGCAGAACGAGTGGTTCTACGCGTCGATCCTGTCGCTCGACATCGACGGCAAGGTCGAGAGCGTGCTGCTGCGTGACATGCAGCGCCACCCGTACAAGCAGCAGATCGTCCACCTCGACTTCCAGCGCGTCGACGCCAACCAGACGCTGCGCGCGTCGGTGCCGCTGCACTTCCTGAACCAGGAAAAGTCGCCGGCTGGCAAGTCGGCCGAAGTGGTCGTCACGCACGAGCTCAACGAAGTCACCGTGAGCTGCCTGCCGAAGGACCTGCCGGAGTTCATCGAGATCGATCTGTCGAACCTCAAGCAGGGCGACATCGTCCACCTGTCCGACATCAAGCTTCCGAAGGGCGTCGAGCTCCCGGAACTGAAGCTCGGCAAGGAGCACGACGTCGCGGTCGTCATCGCCAAGGCAGCGCGCACGTCCGACGAGGACGAGACGCCGGCCGCGGAAGGCGACAAGAAGTAA
- the nusG gene encoding transcription termination/antitermination protein NusG — translation MTEVNKRWFVVHAYSGFEKSVAQALRDRIAREEMQDKFGDVLVPTEEVVEMRSGQKRRSERKFFPGYVLVQIAVHDENGIPRIDSECWHLIKETSKVMGFIGGTADRPLPISDREADQILQRVQEGVEKPRPKVLFEPGEMVRVTDGPFNDFNGVVEEINYEKSRLRVAVLIFGRSTPVELEFGQVEKAK, via the coding sequence ATGACTGAAGTCAACAAGCGCTGGTTCGTCGTGCATGCGTACTCGGGCTTCGAGAAGTCCGTCGCGCAGGCGCTGCGTGATCGCATCGCGCGCGAAGAGATGCAGGACAAGTTCGGCGACGTGCTGGTGCCGACCGAAGAAGTGGTGGAGATGCGCTCCGGCCAGAAGCGCCGTTCCGAGCGCAAGTTCTTCCCGGGCTACGTGCTCGTGCAGATCGCGGTCCACGACGAGAACGGCATCCCGCGCATCGACAGCGAGTGCTGGCACCTCATCAAGGAGACCTCCAAGGTGATGGGCTTCATCGGCGGCACCGCCGATCGCCCGCTGCCGATCTCCGATCGCGAGGCCGACCAGATCCTGCAGCGCGTGCAGGAAGGCGTCGAGAAGCCGCGTCCGAAGGTGCTGTTCGAGCCGGGCGAGATGGTCCGCGTCACCGACGGCCCCTTCAACGACTTCAACGGCGTCGTCGAAGAGATCAATTACGAGAAGAGCCGCCTGCGCGTGGCGGTGCTGATTTTCGGTCGCTCGACGCCGGTCGAACTCGAGTTCGGTCAGGTCGAGAAGGCCAAGTAA
- the pth gene encoding aminoacyl-tRNA hydrolase: protein MAGLKLIVGLGNPGAEHARQRHNAGFWFADELARKFGGSFRIESKLFGEVCKIDIAGQSVWLLKPSTFMNLSGKSVTAALRFWKIEPDEALLAHDELDLAPGIARLKFDGGHGGQNGLRDTIRLLGHAKFHRLRVGIGHPGHKDKVVGWVLGKPSPADESMILRSIDDAIDVMPLAVAGDINEAMKRLNTAKA from the coding sequence ATGGCCGGTTTGAAACTCATCGTCGGACTGGGCAACCCCGGTGCCGAGCACGCGCGCCAGCGGCACAACGCCGGGTTCTGGTTCGCGGACGAGCTCGCCCGCAAGTTCGGCGGCAGTTTCCGCATCGAATCGAAGCTGTTCGGCGAGGTCTGCAAGATCGATATCGCAGGGCAGAGCGTGTGGCTGCTCAAGCCGTCGACCTTCATGAATCTCTCCGGCAAGTCGGTCACGGCCGCGCTGCGGTTCTGGAAGATCGAGCCGGACGAAGCGCTGCTCGCGCACGATGAACTCGATCTCGCGCCGGGCATCGCGCGCCTCAAGTTCGATGGCGGCCACGGCGGCCAGAACGGCCTGCGCGACACCATCCGACTGCTCGGCCACGCGAAGTTCCATCGGCTGCGCGTCGGCATCGGCCATCCGGGTCACAAGGACAAGGTCGTCGGCTGGGTGCTCGGCAAGCCGTCGCCGGCGGACGAATCGATGATCCTGCGTTCGATCGACGATGCGATCGACGTCATGCCGCTCGCCGTCGCGGGCGACATCAACGAGGCGATGAAGCGCCTCAACACCGCCAAAGCCTGA
- the rplA gene encoding 50S ribosomal protein L1: MAMNKRQKAIQAAVVPGKAYAFEDAIQIVKTATKAKFVESVDVAVRLGVDAKKSDQQVRGSTVLPAGTGKTVRVAVFAPAGAKADEALAAGADAVGMDDLAERMQGGELNYDVVIATPDAMRVVGKLGTVLGPRGLMPNPKVGTVSANPAEAVKNAKGGQVRYRTDKAGIIHCTIGKADFESDKLKDNLQALLLDLIKAKPSTSKGQYLQKIAISSTMGPGVIVDQSSLTLK; encoded by the coding sequence ATGGCAATGAACAAGCGTCAGAAGGCCATTCAGGCCGCCGTCGTCCCGGGTAAGGCGTATGCCTTCGAGGACGCCATCCAGATCGTCAAGACCGCCACCAAGGCGAAGTTCGTCGAGTCCGTGGACGTTGCCGTCCGCCTCGGCGTCGACGCCAAGAAGTCGGACCAGCAGGTGCGCGGCTCGACCGTGCTGCCGGCCGGTACCGGCAAGACGGTGCGCGTCGCCGTGTTCGCGCCGGCCGGTGCGAAGGCCGACGAGGCCCTCGCCGCGGGTGCGGATGCCGTCGGTATGGACGACCTCGCCGAGCGCATGCAGGGCGGTGAGCTGAACTACGACGTCGTGATCGCGACGCCGGACGCCATGCGCGTCGTCGGCAAGCTCGGTACGGTGCTCGGCCCGCGTGGCCTGATGCCGAACCCGAAGGTCGGCACCGTGTCGGCGAATCCGGCTGAAGCGGTCAAGAACGCCAAGGGCGGCCAGGTCCGTTACCGCACCGACAAGGCGGGTATCATCCACTGCACGATCGGCAAGGCCGATTTCGAGTCCGACAAGCTGAAGGACAACCTCCAGGCGCTGCTGCTCGACCTGATCAAGGCGAAGCCGTCGACCTCGAAGGGCCAGTACCTGCAGAAGATCGCGATCAGCTCGACCATGGGTCCGGGCGTGATCGTCGACCAGTCGTCGCTCACTCTGAAGTAA
- the lolB gene encoding lipoprotein insertase outer membrane protein LolB, with product MAPVLALLLLAGCATTRVTPVTPAAAGVAEAALAQREQDLAAQTRWGLDGRIAISNARDAGSGRIEWRQDGSRFDIELTAPITHQGWRLHGEPGRAVLDGLAGGPREGADAEGLLREATGWSIPVASLPAWVRGVRADPRAATVQFGADGRLARLAESGWTIDYTWPADAAALRPSRIEARRDDARVRLVVDRWTDGADAP from the coding sequence ATGGCGCCTGTATTGGCGCTCCTGCTCCTCGCCGGCTGCGCGACCACGCGAGTTACGCCGGTCACGCCCGCCGCCGCGGGCGTGGCAGAGGCCGCACTCGCGCAGCGCGAACAGGACCTCGCCGCGCAGACCCGCTGGGGCCTCGACGGCCGGATCGCCATCTCCAATGCGCGCGATGCCGGCAGCGGCCGCATCGAATGGCGGCAGGACGGCTCACGCTTTGACATCGAACTGACCGCGCCGATCACGCATCAGGGCTGGCGCCTGCACGGCGAGCCCGGCCGCGCGGTTCTCGATGGCCTTGCCGGCGGCCCGCGCGAGGGCGCCGACGCCGAAGGCCTGCTGCGCGAAGCGACCGGCTGGTCGATTCCCGTGGCGTCGCTGCCGGCGTGGGTGCGCGGCGTGCGTGCCGATCCGCGCGCGGCGACCGTCCAGTTCGGCGCCGACGGCCGCCTCGCGCGCCTCGCGGAAAGCGGCTGGACCATCGACTACACCTGGCCGGCCGACGCCGCGGCATTGCGACCGTCGCGGATCGAGGCCCGCCGCGACGACGCGCGCGTCCGCCTCGTCGTCGACCGCTGGACGGACGGCGCCGACGCGCCATGA